In Fragaria vesca subsp. vesca linkage group LG5, FraVesHawaii_1.0, whole genome shotgun sequence, the genomic stretch GGGATGAGAGTAAAATGGCAGATATGTCCGAGAGGGCTCTGAAAGCTGCAAACGTTAATGCCTCTGAAGAGATTGCACATCACGTTCTTTCTCTAGTCAGCTTATCAAGAGCAAAGAAGTAGACTTAAAGTTGGTTTATATTCTACGCAAAAAAGCGTTAGATCCAGGTTCCACGCTCCATTGCAGTCCACCAAAATTAGTTAATTTGTTATATGCACAAGCTCGGGTTTCATGTGAGTTCAGTTCAGGAAATTGTCCATGAATGTAGGTAGCTAGGTTGCTAGAGTTACTGCCACTCCGATCTTCGTTATTAGAGAGAGATATCATAAAGAATCTCTCCTTCATCCTTCTTACAAAGGGTTTGATGAGGAACTTGGTAGCTAGGAAAGCTGAGTCGGATAAACAGCCTGAGTCAGGATCTTCATCTTCTTTACCAAGCTGTTCCAAACATGGTAAGGCACTGCATTCTGTTCTGTGATTAGGAAGAGGTCATATGCACCAAAAATGACTGATTTTACTGCTGTAGCCTTCTCTGTTTGAAGTCGCCAACACACTTTTCATAAAGAAATCTTATGCTAATGATCATTTGCGTTCAGTTAGTACTTGTGTAGTATGACTTTCATTCGGGATGCTCTTTAGTGCTCCAGACTATTGAAATTCTGGAATCCATAGCCGTTAACTGTAAATCTCGCGCAATACAATGATTTTCGGTTTTAGAGTTTCAACTGCGTACGTGTATGTTTTGTTTGATTATTGCACGAAACCTTTCACAAGTAGTTCAAAGAACTTGACGTATTTCCCCGATTGCTTTGCTTAATGAGCTATCCTTGGTTGTTGGGTGATCCATTTAATTCGAAAACCAAATATCCCCGCATGAACCCAAGCTCGATCCCAATTTTAATCCTTAATAATAGAGTGGTAAATGGACACAGTAGGGTGGTTGCTAAGTAGTTCCCTAATTAACATCCTCAGGAATTTCCATGTTACCTTGGTTTCATTTGTCACGTCAACATCATTCACTCTAAATTTTTCATAAAATTTCAAAGACGTCTACCCATAAACAAATCTGTATCATAAGATTTTGTCATTAAACTTCATTCTCTCTGGCAACCGAGAATAGATTGATTTGACTCTAATCACAATCGACAAACCAAAATAAAATTTCACACCTATGCGTTAGCGGCTTACCAACTCGACCACAAGTTTGCTTAAAAAATCGGAAACATAAGATTAATCTGATCTTGATGTATCTAAACGTGAGATTCCATTGCCTCCAAAAGTTAGGCAGATTATAAATGCATTTCTCTCCCGCTAAATTATAGCTCCACCTCTTTATTTTCCCCCAAATAAAAAAAAATTCAAAACGATGCCGTTTCTCGTTCCAGGTTCCGATCTCCGTTCCCTCACCACCGCTTTCGGCACCGACCGTCCCTACTTCACCCCAATCCGAAATTCCGACCCAAGACCCGAACCGCTCCGCGTCTCCGCCCGCCGAACCCCGACTCCCTCCGCCGGCGTGTCCTTAGATTTAACCAAGAAAAACGATCCGCGGTGGTCTGTTTGCACCGCCGACGAGCTCCACTACGTCTCCGTTCCCAATTCCGATTGGAACCTCGCTCTGTGGCGCTACCTTCCTTCTCCTCAGGTCAACTCTCTCTCTCTCTCTCTCTCTCTCTCTCTCTCTCTACACATTCTCTATATCGTGAAGTTTTGATTGATTGAATGAGCGATACACAGACGACGGAGCCGAGGAACCATCCGCTGCTACTGCTGTCAGGTCTGGCCACGAATGCAATCGGATACGATCTCTCGCCGGAGGTGAGATTTGATTTCTACGTAGACTTGAACTCTGCTGTTAATCTAGTTCTTTTTTTTTCAGTGAACTTTTGTTTTTGTTTGTATAAACTTGTGCGGAGAATTCTAGGCGACTTTTTGTGTGTTGTTGTGATTGGCATGTATTACGAGTTTGATATTATGTTTAGGGAGCTGAAATGCATGTGAATGTTGGTTTTGTAGTCATCGTTTGCGCGCTCCATGTCTTCGCAAGGATATGATACCTGGATTCTTGAAGTCAGGGGAGCTGGCTTGAGCACGCACGGAACCGAATTGGGGGAAATAAATGGTTGGTGCTTTTGGTTTGTGTTGTGAATTTCGCTTAACAAGAAAGAAATGAAGATTATAACTGGCCATGAACTTGTGTAATTTTTTGTGCATTTGCCTGAGAATTTGTTTTTCCGCTTTTGCAGGTTTGTTAGAGGCAGGGCAAAACCGTGCTACAGTGGTTAGCGGTTTAAGTCAAACACCATTAAACATCATGGAAGTAGGTCAACGAGCGGTGACAAGTTTTGCAGACTTCCAAGAGCGTTTTTCAACTGGATTAGAGGATTTCCAGAAGCAACTTGGAAAGCTGGATTGGGATTTTGATCACTACTTGGAAGAGGATGTGCCTGTTGCGGTGAGGTGACATCCCTCAATGTGCTTGACTTTATACTGTGGAGAATATAGTGTCCTGTATAGGAATCTTATTTTGAATCATAGATGGTTTTGTACATGTGCATGTGCATATATGCATGTCTTTGTGAATGCAAAGATTTTAGTGCTTTTGATATTATGGTTGGCTCAAACAACATTTTGTCATCTCAGATGGAGTATATAAGAACTCAATGCAAACCAGAGGACGGGAAGCTTCTCGCAATTGGCCATTCAATGGGGGGTATCTTGCTATATGCAATGCTCTCACGATCCTGTAAGTTGCTAAGCTACACTTTGTAACCGAATTATCTTCAAC encodes the following:
- the LOC101301397 gene encoding uncharacterized protein LOC101301397, coding for MPFLVPGSDLRSLTTAFGTDRPYFTPIRNSDPRPEPLRVSARRTPTPSAGVSLDLTKKNDPRWSVCTADELHYVSVPNSDWNLALWRYLPSPQTTEPRNHPLLLLSGLATNAIGYDLSPESSFARSMSSQGYDTWILEVRGAGLSTHGTELGEINGLLEAGQNRATVVSGLSQTPLNIMEVGQRAVTSFADFQERFSTGLEDFQKQLGKLDWDFDHYLEEDVPVAMEYIRTQCKPEDGKLLAIGHSMGGILLYAMLSRSSSQGQDSGFASVATLGSSLDYRPSKSSLKMFLPLADPAQVLNVPVPFGAIYTALHHLVSRTPALSWLKPQVSAQDMMDPELYEKLVLNNFCTVPAKLLLQLATAFEEGGLCDRSGTFFYKEHLCKSNVPILALGGDQDLICPPEAVYETVKVIPEHLVTFKVLGELGGPHYAHYDLVGGRGAPEGVYPHIIEFLNRHDRA